One window of Mastacembelus armatus chromosome 20, fMasArm1.2, whole genome shotgun sequence genomic DNA carries:
- the ppp1r16a gene encoding protein phosphatase 1 regulatory subunit 16A: MAADHNELLAEMSTVGRLSATDRLKHAQKRRAQQLKAWTQMEKNAAEDVRTKANKKKARTTKVTFPNTVILLDAAARNDVEEVGALLNSGVSPDVVNEDGLTALHQSCIDDFEDIVLCLLNAGACVNACDRELWTPLHAAATCGHNNLVQLLIQNGADLLAVNADGNMSYDLCEDVATLELLEMAMAEQGITQAHIDECKQTREKAMLADVRALFKSGADLNAQDNNGATLLHIASANGYISVAELLLENRVQVEVKDSDGWTPLHAASCWGQIQIGELLVAHGASLNTKSLLDETPLDVCMNDEVRAKLMDLKHKHDAIMKSQGRQKGTLQRRASSTGSSGKVGRRVSVNKRSRLYRQEHHEEAMVWQERVQQPEQDEDEDKQTDNELHQHATMIAGSVAISSLEEMEAANSKVLSSLENGVTSASLASSVPGELWSSGGRMEHRASYQLSPAFGAEGEGADGMIREKSHHTLADLKRQRAAAKLNKYPAPPPPLLDPAEEESSVSVAEGTTTQAQSELPATPSTELVASPSQVYFTPASGDPPLLKLRAPEEDQSNDKEPCCGLM, from the exons ATGGCAGCAGATCACAACGAGTTGCTGGCTGAGATGTCCACAGTTGGGCGTCTCAGTGCCACTGATCGCCTGAAACATGCCCAGAAGCGACGTGCTCAGCAACTGAAGGCTTGgacacagatggaaaaaaatgcagcagaagATGTAAGGACCAAAGCAAATAAGAAGAAGGCACGCACCACCAAAGTGACATTCCCCAACACTGTAATCCTGTTAGATGCAGCTGCACGTAATGACGTGGAGGAGG TGGGTGCCCTGCTAAACAGTGGTGTGAGCCCAGATGTGGTCAACGAGGATGGACTGACAGCCCTACATCag TCTTGCATTGATGACTTTGAGGACATAGTCCTCTGTCTACTGAACGCTGGTGCCTGTGTGAATGCCTGTGATCGTGAGCTATGGACACCCCTGCATGCTGCTGCCACCTGTGGACACAATAATCTGGTGCAGCTTCTTATTCAGAA TGGGGCTGATCTGCTGGCTGTCAATGCAGATGGCAACATGTCCTATGACCTGTGTGAGGATGTGGCCACCCTTGAGCTGCTGGAAATGGCCATGGCTGAACAAG ggaTAACTCAAGCCCATATAGACGAATGCAAACAGACCAGAGAGAAGGCCATGCTAGCTGATGTTCGGGCTTTGTTTAAGAGCGGAGCAGACTTAAACGCTCAGGACAATAATGGAGCAACATTG CTCCACATAGCCTCTGCTAATGGATACATATCTGTCGCAGAGCTGTTGCTAGAGAACAGGGTTCAGGTGGAGGTAAAGGATTCTGATGGCTGGACACCATTACATGCTGCCTCCTGCTGGGGACAA ATCCAAATAGGGGAACTGTTGGTGGCCCATGGAGCCAGTTTAAACACAAAGTCTCTCCTAGATGAGACACCGCTAG ATGTGTGTATGAATGATGAGGTCAGAGCCAAACTAATGGACCTAAAGCACAAGCATGATGCCATCATGAAGAGCCAGGGCCGGCAGAAGGGCACACTGCAAAGAAGGGCATCTAGTACTGGCAGCAGTGG TAAAGTGGGGCGTCGTGTCAGTGTAAATAAGCGTTCCAGACTATATCGGCAGGAGCACCACGAAGAGGCCATGGTATGGCAGGAGCGTGTCCAGCAGCCTGAGCAGGATGAGGATGAAGACAAACAAACTGATAATGAGCTACACCAACATGCCACCATG ATTGCTGGTAGTGTAGCAATATCATCTTTAGAGGAAATGGAGGCTGCCAACAGTAAAGTTTTGTCCAGCCTAGAGAATGGAGTGACATCTGCTTCCCTGGCTTCCTCTGTGCCTGGGGAGCTCTGGAGTAGTGGAGGTCGCATGGAGCATAGAGCCTCCTACCAGCTTAGCCCTGCATTTGGAGCAGAGGGGGAGGGGGCAGACGGTATGATTCGAGAGAAATCTCACCACACACTGGCTGACCTGAAACGCCAGCGGGCTGCTGCCAAGCTCAATAAATACCCTGCACCTCCACCACCCCTGCTTGATCCAGCAGAAGAGGAGTCCTCTGTTTCAGTAGCTGAGGGGACAACCACTCAGGCCCAGTCAGAGCTCCCAGCAACACCTAGTACAGAGCTGGTGGCCTCTCCAAGTCAGGTGTACTTCACCCCAGCCAGTGGAGATCCTCCACTGCTAAAACTGAGAGCGCCTGAGGAGGACCAGTCTAATGACAAGGAGCCTTGCTGTGGACTCATGTAA